From the Quercus lobata isolate SW786 chromosome 6, ValleyOak3.0 Primary Assembly, whole genome shotgun sequence genome, one window contains:
- the LOC115949865 gene encoding uncharacterized protein LOC115949865, producing the protein MAMRWFDSLQPNSIDSFKQLTQAFGSRFITSTRVPRPLDSLLSLSMQEGETLKAYSDRYWETYNEVEGKNEDVAISAFKRGLPTEHGLRKSFTGKPVTSVRQLMDRIDKYKRVEEDQQTGKGKAKVVPQERRDFRSERFNNSNRPRRDYIEQSGSTGAQTVHAVFREPLHRILEKEPGHTTDDCRNLKNYLDRLVREGKLRHLLHHSEGWQEPSNNETRQSALRPPIGTINVILAAPRRTGTVPFRLMSVSNLPTKPDDQEPKRARVSATPLIGFTEEDKQGTIQPHDDALVVTLRIGGYDVKRVLVDQGSAVEIMYPDLYKGLNLKQEDLLPYDSPLLSFEGKVVIPKGMIRLPVQTDSEVVEVNFIVVDAYFPYTAIVAQPWLHTLGAVSSTLHQKVKYSSGGQVKEIIGNQGVARQCMVSAILRPQDRVTSTSAGSGL; encoded by the exons atggcgatgagatggtttgactCCCTCCAgccgaattccatagattcctttaaacagcTGACGCAGGCCTTTGGTTCCCGTTTCATCACCAGCACCagagtccctcggcccctcGATTCCCTCCTATCCCTGTCCATGCAGGAAGGAGAGACGCTGAAGGCctactcggatagatactgggaaacGTATAACGAGGTCGAAGGGAAAAATGAGGATGTCGCCATCAGCGCGTTCAAAAGGGGCCTGCCGACAGAACATGGCTTGAGAAAGTCCTTCACTGGAAAGCCAGTCACCAGCGTACGCCAGCTCATGGAccgaattgacaagtacaaaagggtcgaaGAGGACCAGCAGACGGGGAAGGGCAAAGCGAAGGTCGTCCCTCAGGaaaggagggacttcaggtcagAACGGTTTAACAACAGTAACAGGCCGAGAAGGGATTATATAGAGCAATCTGGATCTACTGGGGCTCAGAcagtccatgctgtgttccgGGAACCTCTCCACAGAATCCTAGAGAAG GAACCCGGTCACACTACCGATGATTGCAGGAACCTGAAGAACTATTTAGACAGGCtcgtccgagaagggaagctgAGACATCTGCTACATCACTCTGAAGGATGGCAAGAACCATCAAACAATGAAACCAGACAAAGTGCGTtgaggccacccattggcacTATTAATGTCATTCTCGCCGCGCCTAGAAGGACAGGCACTGTCCCCTTCAGGTTAATGTCAGTGAGCAATCTCCCGACTAAGCCAGATGACCAGGAACCCAAGAGGGCTAGAGTGAGCGCCACGCCACTGATTGGGTTCACGGAAGAAGACAAACAAGGGACTATCcagccccatgatgatgccTTAGTTGTGACGCTCAGGATAGGAGGTTATGATGTCAAAAGGGTGTTAGTGGACCAAGGCAGCGCGgtggagataatgtaccctgatttgtACAAGGGATTGAACTTGAAGCAGGAAGACCTGTTACCGTACGATTCCCCCCTGCTTAGCTTTGAAGGAAAGGTCGTCATCCCGAAAGGCATGATTAGGTTACCTGTGCAGACAGATTCGGAGGTGGTAGAGGTGAACTTCATTGTCGTAGATGCATACTTCCCTTACACAGCCATCGTGGCCCAGCCATGGCTTCATACCCTAGGGGCTGTGTCATCAACCttgcaccaaaaggtgaaatatTCGTCAGGAGGCCAGGTCAAAGAGATAATAGGGAACCAGGGAGTtgctaggcaatgcatggtgtcggcAATCTTGCGGCCGCAGGATCGCGTAACCTCCACGTCGGCCGGGAgcggcttatag
- the LOC115951004 gene encoding 1-Cys peroxiredoxin: MPGLTLGDTIPDLEADSTHGRIKLYDYIGDSWAIIFSHPGDFTPVCTTELGKMAAYAKEFEKRGVKLVGLSCDDVQSHKEWTKDIEAYTPGCKVTYPILADSNREIIKQLNMVDPDEKDSSGNQLPSRALHIVGPDKKVKLSLLYPASTGRNMDEVVRVLESLQKAAKHKVVTPANWKPGDPVVISPSLSNEQAKEMFPQGFETADLPSKKDYLRFTKV; this comes from the exons ATGCCAGGCTTGACCCTCGGAGACACAATTCCCGACCTTGAAGCTGATAGCACCCATGGAAGAATCAAGCTTTATGACTACATCGGTGATAGCTGGGCCATCATCTTCTCTCACCCGG GCGATTTCACGCCGGTTTGCACTACGGAACTTGGCAAGATGGCAGCCTATGCTAAGGAGTTCGAGAAGCGAGGGGTGAAGCTTGTGGGGCTGTCTTGTGATGATGTGCAGAGCCACAAAGAGTGGACCAAGGATATTGAAGCCTACAct CCAGGGTGCAAGGTGACATACCCGATCCTTGCAGATTCAAACCGAGAGATCATCAAGCAATTGAACATGGTGGACCCAGATGAGAAAGACTCCTCAGGAAACCAGCTCCCATCTCGAGCTTTGCATATAGTGGGCCCAGATAAGAAG GTAAAGCTGAGCCTTCTATACCCGGCAAGTACTGGCCGAAACATGGACGAAGTGGTGAGGGTCTTAGAGTCGCTGCAGAAGGCAGCTAAGCACAAGGTTGTCACCCCAGCGAATTGGAAACCAGGAGATCCTGTGGTCATTTCTCCCAGTTTGTCCAATGAACAAGCCAAGGAGATGTTCCCTCAGGGTTTTGAGACTGCAGACCTTCCATCCAAGAAAGACTACCTGCGTTTTACCAAAGTGTGA